One segment of Streptomyces sp. TG1A-8 DNA contains the following:
- a CDS encoding amino acid permease, with translation MSKDAVESAQAAAPDQAARTPADAGDAGYSKDLKARHVNMIAIGGAIGTGLFLGAGGRLHSAGPALALAYLVCGVFAFFVVRALGELVLYRPSSGSFVSYAREFLGEKGAYVAGWMYFLNWSTTGIADITAIALYAHYWSTFTSIPQWVLALVALAVVLAVNLISVKIFGEMEFWFAIIKVVTLVGFMLIGVFLLATQHDVDGRKPGPGVITDHGGLLPHGVMPVVLVMQGVIFAYAALELVGVAAGETAEPEKVVPRAVNSIMWRVGLFYVGSVVLLALLLPGSVYSADESPFVTVLSKIGVPAAGDVMNLVVLTAAMSSLNSGLYSTGRILRSMATAGSAPRFTARMNRSQVPYGGILLTCAVCVLGVGLNYLVPSQAFEIVLNVASLGIISTWVIIMICHLVFVRRARAGLVTRPPFRLRFSPVAEIATIAFLLVCLGMMGNDAEVGRKTLLLIPVIAVLLLAGWFGVRRRVSRAAGQEPTGLPR, from the coding sequence GTGAGCAAGGACGCCGTGGAATCGGCACAGGCCGCCGCCCCCGACCAGGCGGCCCGGACGCCCGCGGACGCGGGCGACGCCGGCTACAGCAAGGACCTCAAGGCCCGCCACGTCAACATGATCGCCATCGGCGGCGCCATCGGCACCGGCCTGTTCCTGGGCGCCGGCGGCCGCCTGCACAGCGCGGGCCCGGCACTCGCCCTGGCCTACCTGGTCTGCGGAGTCTTCGCCTTCTTCGTGGTCCGCGCCCTCGGCGAGCTGGTGCTGTACCGCCCGTCCTCCGGCTCCTTCGTGTCCTACGCGCGCGAGTTCCTCGGCGAGAAGGGCGCCTACGTCGCCGGCTGGATGTACTTCCTGAACTGGTCGACCACCGGCATCGCCGACATCACCGCGATCGCGCTCTACGCGCACTACTGGAGCACGTTCACCTCCATCCCGCAGTGGGTGCTCGCGCTGGTCGCCCTCGCGGTGGTCCTCGCCGTGAACCTGATCTCGGTGAAGATCTTCGGCGAGATGGAGTTCTGGTTCGCGATCATCAAGGTCGTCACCCTCGTCGGCTTCATGCTCATCGGCGTCTTCCTGCTCGCCACCCAGCACGACGTGGACGGCCGGAAGCCGGGCCCGGGCGTCATCACCGACCACGGCGGCCTCCTCCCGCACGGCGTGATGCCGGTGGTCCTCGTAATGCAGGGCGTGATCTTCGCCTACGCCGCCCTGGAACTGGTCGGGGTGGCCGCGGGCGAGACCGCCGAACCGGAGAAGGTCGTCCCGCGCGCGGTGAACTCGATCATGTGGCGGGTGGGCCTGTTCTACGTCGGCTCCGTCGTGCTGCTCGCCCTGCTGCTGCCCGGCTCGGTGTACTCCGCCGACGAGAGCCCCTTCGTGACGGTCCTGTCGAAGATCGGCGTCCCGGCGGCCGGTGACGTGATGAACCTGGTCGTGCTGACCGCCGCCATGTCCTCGCTGAACTCCGGCCTGTACTCCACCGGCCGCATCCTGCGCTCCATGGCCACGGCGGGCTCCGCGCCCAGGTTCACCGCCCGCATGAACCGCAGCCAGGTCCCCTACGGCGGCATCCTGCTGACCTGCGCGGTCTGCGTGCTCGGCGTCGGCCTGAACTACCTGGTGCCCAGCCAGGCCTTCGAGATCGTGCTGAACGTCGCCTCCCTCGGCATCATCAGCACCTGGGTGATCATCATGATCTGCCACCTGGTCTTCGTCCGCCGCGCCCGCGCCGGCCTGGTCACCCGGCCCCCCTTCCGGCTGCGGTTCAGCCCGGTCGCGGAGATCGCCACGATCGCCTTCCTGCTGGTCTGCCTCGGCATGATGGGCAACGACGCCGAGGTCGGCCGCAAGACCCTGCTGCTCATCCCGGTGATCGCCGTCCTCCTGCTCGCCGGCTGGTTCGGCGTGCGCCGCCGGGTGTCCCGGGCCGCCGGCCAGGAGCCGACGGGGCTGCCGCGGTAG
- a CDS encoding FAD-dependent oxidoreductase yields MERGSSDEVVVVGSGIAGLTTAVLLAESGRRTRVWAREPAGRTASAVAGALWWPYRIGPEPLVGAWALDTLGVYEELADRPGETGVRLVDGVHRGARLDELGAWAGRVPGLRAVADGLAARLPLIDMPVHLAWLRERFARAGGTVEEREVTDLAAVPAAVVVNCTGLGARSLVPDPAVRPVRGQLVVVENPGITTWYTSVDHVPDASTYFFPQPGGLLLGGTAEEDAWSREPDPATAAEIVARCAAVRPEIAGARVLAHRVGLRPVRDAVRLERRSLPDGRTLVHNYGHGGAGVTVAWGCAREAALLASAAA; encoded by the coding sequence GTGGAGCGCGGGTCGAGTGACGAAGTGGTCGTGGTCGGGAGCGGGATCGCCGGGCTGACGACGGCGGTGCTGCTGGCCGAGTCCGGGCGGCGGACGCGGGTGTGGGCGCGGGAGCCCGCCGGGCGCACGGCCTCGGCGGTCGCCGGCGCCCTGTGGTGGCCGTACCGGATCGGCCCCGAGCCCCTGGTCGGTGCGTGGGCGCTGGACACCCTCGGGGTGTACGAGGAACTGGCGGACCGCCCCGGGGAGACGGGGGTGCGTCTGGTCGACGGCGTGCACCGCGGGGCGCGGCTGGACGAGCTGGGCGCGTGGGCGGGCCGGGTGCCGGGGCTGCGGGCGGTGGCCGACGGCCTGGCGGCGCGGCTGCCGCTGATCGACATGCCGGTGCACCTGGCCTGGCTGCGGGAGCGCTTCGCGCGGGCGGGCGGCACGGTCGAGGAGCGGGAGGTGACGGACCTGGCGGCGGTGCCCGCCGCCGTCGTGGTCAACTGCACCGGTCTGGGGGCGCGTTCGCTGGTGCCGGATCCGGCCGTGCGCCCCGTGCGGGGGCAGCTGGTCGTGGTGGAGAATCCGGGGATCACGACCTGGTACACCTCCGTCGACCATGTCCCGGACGCCTCCACGTACTTCTTCCCGCAGCCGGGCGGACTGCTCCTCGGCGGCACGGCGGAGGAGGACGCCTGGTCCCGGGAGCCGGACCCGGCCACGGCCGCGGAGATCGTCGCCCGCTGCGCGGCCGTCCGCCCGGAGATCGCCGGTGCCCGGGTGCTGGCCCACCGGGTGGGGCTGCGGCCCGTCCGGGACGCGGTGCGGCTGGAACGCCGGTCCCTGCCGGACGGGCGGACCCTGGTGCACAACTACGGCCACGGCGGCGCCGGGGTCACGGTGGCCTGGGGCTGCGCCCGGGAGGCGGCCCTGCTGGCGAGCGCGGCGGCGTGA
- a CDS encoding MerR family transcriptional regulator: protein MTTEAEEPTLTIDELAARSGVSVRTVRFYSTRGLLPPPRIGPRRVGRYGRAHLARLELIEELQLQGMTLAAIERYLRRLPPDLSAQDLAVHRAVVSSWAPEAVETVPREELGRRAGRALSDEDVRRLVAMDVVAPAADAQDAYRVDSGLLRLGVELLDVPLSQEVVLAARASLIEHSRAAARELSRLLRDAVAERDAQDVRSLSAHVQPLVVQALLTTFQRSLKREVREWLAEAEQEHTREERPPRGAPRA, encoded by the coding sequence ATGACGACCGAGGCCGAGGAGCCGACCCTCACCATCGACGAGCTGGCCGCGCGGTCCGGCGTCTCCGTGCGCACGGTCCGCTTCTACAGCACCCGCGGCCTGCTCCCGCCGCCGCGGATCGGCCCGCGCCGGGTGGGGCGCTACGGCCGTGCGCACCTGGCGCGGCTGGAGCTGATCGAGGAGCTGCAGCTCCAGGGCATGACGCTGGCCGCGATCGAGCGGTACCTGCGCCGGCTGCCGCCGGACCTGAGCGCGCAGGACCTCGCCGTGCACCGGGCCGTCGTGTCCTCGTGGGCCCCGGAGGCGGTGGAGACGGTGCCGCGGGAGGAGCTGGGGCGGCGGGCCGGTCGGGCGCTGTCCGACGAGGACGTGCGCCGGCTGGTGGCGATGGACGTGGTCGCCCCCGCCGCGGACGCGCAGGACGCCTACCGCGTCGACTCCGGGCTGCTGCGGCTCGGCGTGGAACTGCTCGACGTCCCGCTGTCCCAGGAGGTGGTCCTGGCGGCCCGCGCCTCGCTCATCGAGCACTCGCGCGCCGCGGCGCGGGAGCTGTCGCGGCTGCTGCGGGACGCGGTCGCCGAACGGGACGCGCAGGACGTGCGCTCCCTGTCCGCGCACGTGCAGCCCCTGGTGGTGCAGGCCCTGCTGACGACCTTCCAGCGGTCGCTGAAGCGGGAGGTGCGGGAGTGGCTGGCGGAGGCGGAGCAGGAGCACACCCGGGAAGAACGGCCTCCCCGGGGTGCGCCCCGCGCGTGA
- a CDS encoding M1 family metallopeptidase, translated as MHRRILAPGALAAASLLLAVPASAASRSPGAPGIGDPYYPYYGNGGYDVSHYDLRLQYQPRTDALEGTATISARTTQDLSGFDLDFLLDVSEVRVNGARAAFTASGEHELVVTPKAPLAAGTPITVVVRYSGVPSTKSAYGFTTWHRTPDGAVAADEPEAAWWWFPSNDHPSDKATYDVSVAVPDGTRAISNGTLQSTSSKLGWTRYTWRQNKPQATYLATLALGRFDLTTSTSEGGVPVVNAYSEDLGDDEGAARASLERTGEIVDWLSGYFGPYPFASAGGYVPNTTTGYALETQTRVFYSPKQFANGSNTSVVVHELAHQWYGDDVSLKGWKDIWLNEGFARYAQWLWSEHEGEGTAQELADYVYASHPADDPFWTVAPGDPGPDHQFDTPVYDRGALAVQALRNEIGDDAFFALLKGWPKEHAYGNASVADFQRYAEQVSGTPLAALFDTWLFRPSKPAAPAARAASVAQPAAPGTAVAQPRSWKGIEATNGVHGR; from the coding sequence GTGCACCGCAGAATCCTCGCACCGGGCGCACTCGCGGCGGCCTCCCTCCTGCTGGCGGTTCCGGCATCGGCCGCGAGCCGCTCCCCCGGCGCGCCGGGCATCGGCGACCCCTACTACCCGTACTACGGCAACGGCGGCTACGACGTCTCCCACTACGACCTGAGGCTGCAGTACCAGCCGCGGACCGACGCGCTGGAGGGCACGGCGACCATCTCGGCGCGGACCACGCAGGACCTGTCCGGCTTCGACCTGGACTTCCTGCTGGACGTGAGCGAGGTGCGGGTCAACGGCGCCCGGGCGGCCTTCACGGCGTCCGGCGAGCACGAGCTGGTGGTCACCCCCAAGGCGCCGCTGGCCGCGGGCACGCCGATCACCGTCGTCGTCCGCTACAGCGGGGTGCCGTCGACGAAGAGCGCGTACGGGTTCACCACCTGGCACCGCACGCCCGACGGCGCGGTGGCCGCCGACGAGCCCGAGGCCGCCTGGTGGTGGTTCCCGAGCAACGACCACCCCAGCGACAAGGCCACCTACGACGTGTCGGTGGCCGTGCCCGACGGCACCCGGGCCATCTCCAACGGCACCCTGCAGTCGACCAGTTCGAAACTGGGGTGGACGCGCTACACCTGGCGGCAGAACAAGCCGCAGGCCACCTACCTGGCCACCCTGGCGCTCGGCAGGTTCGACCTCACCACGAGCACCTCCGAGGGCGGGGTGCCGGTCGTCAACGCCTACAGCGAGGACCTCGGCGACGACGAGGGGGCCGCGCGGGCGAGCCTGGAGCGCACCGGGGAGATCGTGGACTGGCTGAGCGGCTACTTCGGGCCGTACCCGTTCGCCTCGGCCGGCGGGTACGTGCCGAACACCACCACCGGGTACGCGCTGGAGACGCAGACCCGCGTCTTCTACAGCCCGAAGCAGTTCGCCAACGGCTCCAACACCTCGGTGGTCGTGCACGAGCTGGCCCACCAGTGGTACGGCGACGACGTGTCGCTGAAGGGCTGGAAGGACATCTGGCTCAACGAGGGCTTCGCGCGGTACGCGCAGTGGCTGTGGTCCGAGCACGAGGGCGAGGGCACGGCGCAGGAACTCGCCGACTACGTGTACGCCTCGCACCCGGCCGACGACCCCTTCTGGACGGTCGCGCCCGGTGACCCGGGCCCGGACCACCAGTTCGACACCCCCGTCTACGACCGGGGGGCGCTCGCCGTCCAGGCGCTGCGCAACGAGATCGGCGACGACGCGTTCTTCGCACTGCTGAAGGGCTGGCCGAAGGAGCACGCGTACGGCAACGCCTCGGTGGCCGACTTCCAGCGGTACGCCGAGCAGGTCTCCGGCACGCCGCTGGCCGCGCTGTTCGACACCTGGCTGTTCCGGCCGTCGAAGCCGGCCGCGCCCGCGGCGCGCGCGGCGTCCGTCGCGCAGCCGGCCGCGCCCGGGACCGCCGTCGCGCAACCGCGGTCGTGGAAGGGGATCGAGGCGACGAACGGCGTGCACGGGCGCTGA
- a CDS encoding ABC-F family ATP-binding cassette domain-containing protein, with translation MTATLVAKNLAAGHGDRSLFSGLDLVVAPGDVIGLVGANGAGKSTLLRLLAGLAPPEQGDLRLSPPTAAVGHLPQEPERRPGESVREFLARRTGVAGAQRAMDEATQALVDGAPGADDAYAGSLERWLHLGGADLEERAEEVADSLGLAVGLDQPMTSLSGGQAARAGLASLLLSRYDVFLLDEPTNDLDLDGLERLERFVTGLRAGTVVVSHDREFLTRTVTKVLELDLAQQRINLYGGGYAAYLEEREVARRHAREDYDEYADKRAALQDRARTQRAWMDKGVKNARRRAGDDNDKIGRKFRSEASEKQAAKARQTQRMIERLDVVEEPRKEWELRMEIAAAPRSGAVVATLRDAEVRRGGFTFGPVSLQVDWADRIAVTGANGAGKSTLLGALLGRVPLDSGHAALGSGVLVGEVDQARRLFHGTESLLDAFAAAVPGTEPAEVRTLLAKFGLKSGHVLRPAGGLSPGERTRAALALLQGRGVNLLVLDEPTNHLDLPAIEQLESALDSYEGTLLLVTHDRRMLDAVRVTRRLEVAAGTVAER, from the coding sequence ATGACTGCCACCCTCGTCGCCAAGAACCTCGCCGCCGGGCACGGCGACCGCTCCCTCTTCTCCGGACTCGACCTCGTCGTCGCGCCCGGCGACGTGATCGGGCTGGTCGGTGCCAACGGCGCGGGCAAGTCCACCCTGCTGCGCCTGCTCGCCGGACTGGCCCCGCCCGAGCAGGGCGACCTCAGGCTCTCCCCGCCGACCGCGGCCGTCGGCCACCTCCCGCAGGAGCCCGAGCGCAGGCCCGGGGAGAGCGTCCGGGAGTTCCTGGCCCGCCGCACCGGCGTCGCCGGGGCCCAGCGGGCCATGGACGAGGCCACGCAGGCGCTGGTCGACGGCGCGCCCGGCGCCGACGACGCCTACGCCGGCAGCCTGGAGCGCTGGTTGCACCTGGGCGGCGCCGACCTGGAGGAGCGCGCCGAGGAGGTCGCCGACTCCCTCGGCCTGGCCGTCGGCCTCGACCAGCCGATGACCTCCCTGTCCGGCGGCCAGGCGGCCCGCGCCGGCCTCGCCTCCCTCCTGCTGTCCCGCTACGACGTCTTCCTGCTCGACGAGCCCACCAACGACCTCGACCTCGACGGCCTGGAACGCCTGGAGCGCTTCGTCACCGGTCTGCGCGCGGGCACCGTCGTCGTCAGCCACGACCGCGAGTTCCTCACCCGCACGGTCACCAAGGTCCTCGAACTCGACCTCGCCCAGCAGCGGATCAACCTCTACGGCGGCGGCTACGCGGCCTACCTGGAGGAGCGAGAGGTCGCCCGCCGGCACGCCCGCGAGGACTACGACGAGTACGCCGACAAACGGGCCGCCCTCCAGGACCGCGCCCGGACGCAGCGGGCCTGGATGGACAAGGGCGTGAAGAACGCCCGGCGCAGGGCGGGCGACGACAACGACAAGATCGGCCGCAAGTTCCGCAGCGAGGCCAGCGAGAAGCAGGCCGCCAAGGCCCGGCAGACCCAGCGCATGATCGAGCGCCTGGACGTGGTCGAGGAGCCCCGCAAGGAGTGGGAACTGCGCATGGAGATCGCCGCCGCGCCGCGTTCGGGCGCGGTCGTGGCGACCCTCAGGGACGCCGAGGTCCGGCGCGGCGGCTTCACCTTCGGCCCGGTGTCCCTGCAGGTCGACTGGGCGGACCGGATCGCGGTCACCGGAGCCAACGGAGCCGGCAAGTCCACCCTGCTCGGCGCCCTGCTAGGCCGCGTGCCGCTGGACTCGGGCCACGCCGCGCTCGGCTCGGGCGTGCTGGTCGGCGAGGTCGACCAGGCCCGCCGGCTCTTCCACGGGACCGAGTCGCTGCTCGACGCCTTCGCCGCGGCCGTCCCCGGCACCGAGCCGGCCGAGGTGCGCACCCTGCTCGCCAAGTTCGGCCTGAAGTCCGGCCACGTGCTGCGCCCGGCCGGGGGCCTCTCCCCGGGCGAACGCACCCGCGCGGCCCTCGCCCTGCTCCAGGGCAGGGGCGTCAACCTCCTGGTCCTCGACGAACCGACCAACCACCTCGACCTGCCCGCCATCGAGCAGCTGGAGTCGGCCCTCGACTCCTACGAGGGCACCCTCCTGCTGGTCACCCACGACCGCCGCATGCTCGACGCGGTCCGGGTGACCCGCCGCCTGGAGGTGGCGGCGGGCACGGTGGCCGAACGCTAG
- a CDS encoding 3-hydroxyacyl-CoA dehydrogenase NAD-binding domain-containing protein translates to MTESTAIRWEQDDTGVVTLVLDDPDQSANTMNQAFRDSLAVVTDRLEAERDAIRGVILTSAKKTFFAGGDLRDLIRVTPETAQELFEGGLVLKRHLRRIETLGKPVVAALNGAALGGGYELALACHHRIALDAPGSRIGCPEVTLGLLPGGGGVVRTVRLLGITDALLKVLLQGTQYSPRRALDNGLVDEVADTPQELVAKARAFIDAHPESQQPWDRPGYRIPGGTPSTPKFAANLPAFPANLRKQTGGAPYPAPRNILAAAVEGAQVDFETAQVIEARYFVELAAGQTAKNMIQAFFFDLQAVNSGAGRPAGVEPRRVRRAAVLGAGMMGAGIAYACARAGIDVVLKDVSLEAAARGKGYSEQLCAKAVAKGRTTREKADALLARITPTAEAGDLAGCDAVIEAVFEDIALKHKVFQEVQHVVAPDALLCSNTSTLPITALAEGVERQDDFIGLHFFSPVDKMPLVEIVKGGRTGDEALARAFDLVRQINKTPIVVNDSRGFFTSRVIGHFINEGVAMVGEGIEPASVEQAAAQAGYPAKVLSLMDELTLTLPRRIRSEAKRAVEEAGGTWTAHPAEAVVDRLVDEFGRTGRSGGAGFYDYTEDGRRAGLWPGLREHFTRPGHEIPFRDMQERMLFSEALDTVRLLEEGVLTSVADANIGSVLGIGFPGWTGGVLQYVNGYEGGLPGFVARARELAERYGERFTPPALLVEKAAKGETFTDGR, encoded by the coding sequence ATGACCGAAAGCACCGCCATCCGCTGGGAGCAGGACGACACCGGTGTCGTCACCCTCGTCCTGGACGACCCGGACCAGTCCGCGAACACCATGAACCAGGCGTTCCGCGACTCCCTCGCCGTGGTCACCGACCGCCTGGAGGCCGAGCGGGACGCGATCCGCGGCGTCATCCTCACCTCGGCGAAGAAGACCTTCTTCGCCGGCGGGGACCTGCGCGACCTGATCCGGGTCACCCCCGAGACCGCGCAGGAGCTGTTCGAGGGCGGCCTCGTCCTCAAGCGCCACCTGCGCCGCATCGAGACCCTCGGCAAGCCGGTCGTCGCCGCCCTCAACGGCGCGGCCCTCGGCGGCGGGTACGAACTGGCCCTCGCCTGCCACCACCGGATCGCCCTCGATGCGCCGGGCTCCAGGATCGGCTGCCCCGAGGTCACCCTCGGCCTGCTCCCCGGCGGCGGCGGGGTCGTGCGCACCGTCCGCCTGCTCGGCATCACCGACGCGCTGCTGAAGGTGCTCCTGCAGGGCACCCAGTACAGCCCCCGGCGCGCCCTGGACAACGGCCTGGTGGACGAGGTCGCCGACACCCCGCAGGAACTGGTCGCCAAGGCCCGCGCCTTCATCGACGCCCACCCCGAGTCGCAGCAGCCCTGGGACCGGCCCGGCTACCGGATCCCCGGCGGTACGCCGTCGACCCCGAAGTTCGCCGCCAACCTGCCCGCGTTCCCGGCCAACCTGCGCAAGCAGACCGGCGGCGCCCCCTACCCGGCGCCGCGCAACATCCTCGCCGCCGCCGTCGAGGGCGCCCAGGTGGACTTCGAGACCGCCCAGGTCATCGAGGCCCGCTACTTCGTGGAACTGGCCGCCGGGCAGACCGCGAAGAACATGATCCAGGCGTTCTTCTTCGACCTCCAGGCCGTCAACTCCGGCGCCGGCCGGCCCGCGGGCGTCGAGCCCCGCCGGGTCCGCCGGGCCGCCGTCCTCGGCGCGGGCATGATGGGCGCCGGCATCGCCTACGCGTGCGCCCGCGCGGGCATCGACGTCGTCCTGAAGGACGTCTCCTTGGAGGCGGCCGCCAGGGGCAAGGGCTACTCCGAGCAGCTGTGCGCCAAGGCCGTCGCCAAGGGCCGCACCACCCGGGAGAAGGCCGACGCGCTGCTCGCCCGGATCACCCCGACGGCCGAGGCGGGCGACCTCGCGGGCTGCGACGCGGTCATCGAGGCCGTCTTCGAGGACATCGCGCTCAAGCACAAGGTGTTCCAGGAGGTCCAGCACGTCGTCGCCCCCGACGCGCTGCTGTGCTCCAACACCTCCACCCTGCCCATCACCGCGCTCGCCGAGGGCGTGGAGCGCCAGGACGACTTCATCGGGCTGCACTTCTTCTCGCCCGTCGACAAGATGCCCCTGGTCGAGATCGTCAAGGGCGGCCGGACCGGCGACGAGGCCCTCGCGCGCGCCTTCGACCTGGTCCGCCAGATCAACAAGACGCCGATCGTCGTCAACGACTCGCGCGGGTTCTTCACCTCCCGGGTGATCGGCCACTTCATCAACGAGGGCGTCGCCATGGTCGGCGAGGGCATCGAGCCCGCCTCCGTGGAGCAGGCCGCCGCCCAGGCCGGCTACCCGGCCAAGGTGCTCTCCCTCATGGACGAGCTGACCCTCACCCTGCCGCGCAGGATCCGCAGCGAGGCGAAGCGGGCCGTGGAGGAGGCGGGCGGCACCTGGACCGCGCACCCGGCCGAGGCGGTCGTCGACCGCCTGGTCGACGAGTTCGGCCGCACCGGCCGCAGCGGCGGGGCCGGCTTCTACGACTACACGGAGGACGGCCGGCGGGCCGGGCTGTGGCCGGGGCTGCGCGAGCACTTCACCCGGCCCGGCCACGAGATCCCGTTCCGGGACATGCAGGAGCGGATGCTCTTCTCCGAGGCGCTGGACACCGTGCGCCTCCTCGAGGAGGGCGTCCTGACCTCCGTGGCCGACGCCAACATCGGCTCCGTCCTCGGCATCGGCTTCCCCGGCTGGACCGGCGGTGTGCTGCAGTACGTCAACGGCTACGAGGGAGGCCTGCCCGGCTTCGTGGCACGCGCGCGCGAGCTCGCCGAGCGCTACGGCGAGCGGTTCACCCCGCCCGCGCTGCTCGTGGAGAAGGCCGCCAAGGGGGAGACCTTCACCGACGGGCGCTGA